A region of Schistosoma mansoni strain Puerto Rico chromosome 1, complete genome DNA encodes the following proteins:
- a CDS encoding putative clathrin adapter complex protein, which yields MINFMLLFSRQGKVRLQKWYSSYTEKEKKKYLREIISLVFARKPKMCSFLEWQDLKIVYRRYASLYFVCAIDQTDNELITLEIIHRYVEILDKYFGNVCELDIIFHFEKAYFVLDEYLLAGEVQETGAKEILSVIDAQDIIQEDEVPQKLFEDQSLN from the exons ATG ATAAATTTTATGTTATTGTTCAGTCGTCAAGGTAAAGTGCGACTTCAAAAATGGTATAGCTCTTATAcggagaaagaaaagaaaaagtatTTACGCGAAATTATTTCGCTGGTCTTTGCGAGGAAACCAAAAATGTGCTCGTTTCTAGAATGGCAAGATCTTAAGATTGTGTACAGAAG ATATGCTAGTCTCTATTTTGTGTGCGCTATTGATCAGACAGATAATGAATTAATTACATTGGAGATTATTCATCGTTATGTGGAGATTCTGGATAAATATTTTGGAAAT GTCTGTGAATTGGACATAATCTTTCACTTTGAAAAAGCTTATTTTGTTTTGGATGAATATTTACTAGCTGGTGAAGTACAAGAGACAGGAGCGAAAGAAATTCTTTCTGTGATTGATGCACAAGATATAATTCAAGAG GATGAAGTCCCACAAAAACTTTTCGAAGACCAAAGTCTCAATTGA